Proteins found in one Alteromonas macleodii genomic segment:
- a CDS encoding DUF1285 domain-containing protein produces the protein MDLTKFQQQLKGTSLKARPLPPVDQWSPDFCGNINLTIALDGRWFYEGSPIGRASLVELFASVLKREGDKYFLVTPVEKVGITVEDTPFLITQWHIERNEGGEASEIEIEVEPTSDCTYVFTTQTGDTVRLEREDQLELRVPPQAIQDPQATPIPYIRVRRNLWARLHQNTYYQLLEQAKESSNGSNTQFSIQSSGTTFVLGEIL, from the coding sequence GTGGATCTAACTAAATTTCAACAACAACTTAAGGGCACGTCTTTAAAAGCGCGCCCTTTGCCTCCCGTCGACCAATGGAGTCCAGATTTTTGCGGTAATATTAATCTGACGATAGCCCTTGATGGCCGATGGTTTTACGAAGGCAGCCCTATCGGGCGGGCAAGCCTGGTCGAGCTTTTTGCCTCTGTACTGAAGCGAGAAGGCGATAAGTACTTTTTAGTTACCCCTGTCGAAAAGGTAGGGATCACTGTTGAGGACACGCCCTTCCTAATCACCCAATGGCATATAGAAAGAAATGAAGGCGGCGAAGCGAGTGAAATTGAGATAGAGGTTGAACCGACTAGTGACTGCACCTATGTATTTACTACGCAAACCGGCGACACTGTTCGCTTAGAGCGCGAAGATCAGCTAGAACTTCGAGTTCCCCCACAAGCTATTCAGGACCCACAGGCAACACCTATTCCTTACATTCGCGTTCGTAGAAACCTATGGGCAAGGCTACATCAAAACACTTATTATCAGCTGTTAGAACAAGCCAAAGAGTCATCGAATGGTTCGAATACGCAATTTAGTATTCAATCTAGTGGTACGACCTTCGTATTGGGTGAAATACTTTAA
- a CDS encoding DUF3014 domain-containing protein — protein MSESSEKKSLGPHFIIVGILLIVILAVVFWPSDEEPEPVITPEPEVTEPEVTAPQEPEIFEPTQPAPTVELEEKDDVEPLPEPVEPDPEPLDTSDPAVKASLIESSSADEETVNRMLVNEGLIQRFVVSVTNLANDEMAPNHQLLTPPEQNFRVYSQAGKQWIDAASYKRYTPYVDMLESFDNEALLNIYGIYKDDIQAKFAEIGNPDQDFNSVLLEAIDQLLDTPEVPVPVEVYTDSVAYKYADDRLENLNEPQKQLLRTGPDNMRRIKAKLRELKVLVEERGSN, from the coding sequence ATGAGCGAATCGTCAGAAAAGAAATCGTTAGGCCCACATTTTATTATTGTCGGCATCCTTCTTATCGTTATTCTGGCTGTAGTTTTTTGGCCAAGTGACGAAGAGCCAGAGCCAGTCATTACGCCTGAACCTGAAGTGACCGAGCCTGAAGTCACAGCGCCGCAAGAGCCAGAGATTTTTGAGCCTACCCAGCCTGCGCCCACCGTCGAGCTTGAAGAAAAAGACGACGTTGAACCATTGCCAGAACCCGTTGAACCAGATCCAGAACCACTTGATACAAGCGACCCAGCAGTCAAAGCGTCATTGATTGAGAGTTCATCAGCAGACGAAGAAACCGTAAATCGTATGCTGGTTAATGAAGGGCTTATTCAGCGCTTTGTAGTCTCTGTAACTAATCTAGCGAACGATGAGATGGCACCAAACCATCAACTACTTACGCCGCCAGAACAAAATTTCCGTGTTTATTCTCAAGCAGGAAAGCAGTGGATTGACGCTGCAAGTTATAAACGATATACGCCTTATGTAGATATGCTGGAGTCGTTCGATAATGAAGCGCTACTGAATATCTACGGTATTTATAAAGACGATATCCAAGCGAAGTTTGCAGAGATTGGTAATCCAGACCAAGACTTTAACAGCGTATTGCTAGAGGCCATAGACCAGTTACTTGATACACCAGAAGTACCGGTTCCTGTTGAGGTGTATACAGATTCGGTAGCTTACAAGTATGCCGACGATCGTTTAGAAAACCTTAATGAGCCACAAAAGCAGCTACTGCGTACCGGGCCAGACAATATGCGTCGTATTAAAGCAAAGCTACGTGAATTGAAAGTTTTGGTTGAAGAGCGTGGATCTAACTAA
- a CDS encoding ABC1 kinase family protein: protein MAEKPNKSPESPPRSSKAVPSSRLSRIGRLGTLAGRIAGNVVSQGAGQLLKGEKPVLSSLLLTPKNISNIADQLASMRGAAMKLGQLISMDAGDFLPEELAAILGRLRDDADPMPKDQLIATLNQSWGDRWQDDLLYFSFAPVAAASIGQVHKVITMDGKMLAVKVQYPGVKKSIDSDVDNVATLIKLTGLVPKSLDIGPLLQEAKAQLHQEADYEREADMLNRYRNLVETTAIRCEEQSAFIIPKTYAPLTTSTVLAMDFIEAKDLDALSDEPQEVRDAVMTALMTLFFNEVFHFKLLQSDPNLANYQFKPDTKEIVLLDFGATREVPENISQQYQTLLKSAADNDKALMQQAAYNIGLIDDSHSQMQVNAVIDIGMEACEAIRFEGAYDFGKSDLIARLHEKGMALTMEHNFWHTPPVDALFIHRKLGGLFLLAKRLQAKVDMRKAAGNWLCS from the coding sequence ATGGCAGAGAAGCCAAATAAATCCCCCGAATCGCCGCCCCGTTCAAGCAAGGCAGTACCCTCGTCTCGCCTATCTCGTATAGGCCGCTTAGGCACGTTAGCAGGTAGGATTGCAGGTAATGTGGTTTCTCAGGGTGCTGGCCAGTTACTAAAAGGTGAGAAGCCGGTCTTGTCTTCGCTGCTTTTAACACCAAAGAATATTTCAAATATTGCCGATCAGCTTGCCAGTATGCGTGGCGCCGCCATGAAGCTTGGACAACTCATTTCCATGGATGCGGGTGACTTTTTACCCGAAGAACTCGCCGCCATTTTAGGACGTTTACGGGATGATGCTGACCCCATGCCCAAGGACCAGCTAATAGCCACGCTAAATCAGTCTTGGGGCGACAGATGGCAAGATGACTTACTTTACTTTTCCTTTGCTCCTGTTGCCGCAGCCTCCATAGGCCAAGTTCACAAAGTTATTACTATGGACGGTAAAATGTTAGCGGTAAAAGTACAGTACCCAGGCGTGAAAAAGAGTATTGATAGCGATGTGGATAACGTAGCAACACTTATAAAGCTTACTGGCTTGGTGCCAAAATCATTAGATATAGGCCCGCTATTACAGGAAGCCAAAGCACAGCTTCACCAAGAAGCGGATTATGAGCGAGAAGCCGATATGCTTAATCGTTATCGCAACCTAGTTGAAACCACTGCTATCCGATGCGAAGAACAAAGCGCGTTTATTATTCCAAAGACCTATGCACCGCTTACCACAAGCACGGTACTAGCCATGGACTTTATTGAGGCGAAAGATTTAGATGCGCTAAGTGATGAACCTCAAGAAGTCCGAGATGCCGTGATGACAGCGTTAATGACGTTGTTTTTTAATGAGGTTTTCCACTTTAAGCTGCTGCAAAGCGACCCTAACTTAGCCAACTATCAGTTTAAACCTGATACCAAGGAAATCGTGCTGCTAGATTTTGGTGCCACTCGCGAAGTGCCTGAAAATATATCTCAGCAATACCAAACTTTGCTTAAGAGCGCCGCAGACAATGATAAAGCACTGATGCAGCAAGCTGCATACAATATTGGGCTTATTGATGACAGTCATTCTCAGATGCAAGTAAATGCAGTCATAGATATAGGCATGGAAGCCTGTGAAGCCATTCGCTTTGAGGGGGCTTATGATTTTGGAAAAAGTGATTTAATCGCAAGACTTCACGAAAAAGGAATGGCGCTTACAATGGAACATAACTTTTGGCACACACCGCCGGTCGATGCGCTCTTTATACATAGAAAGCTCGGAGGTTTATTTTTGTTAGCGAAGCGGTTGCAAGCCAAAGTGGATATGCGAAAGGCCGCAGGCAACTGGCTTTGCTCTTAA
- a CDS encoding YqaA family protein has protein sequence MALGKKVKHKTKKLIDSKHMLKGITLASFLESTIVPIPLEAVMVPLMQARRESLWKIALMATVGCVIGAVFGYALGYYLFDLVGQWVIDTFFSQDQFDSVKQQMQNQGFWFVMTLGIAPIPFQVAMLAAGATQYSLPLFLLATVIARAIRYFGLAVVVYYAGDKAEQLIKRYKMKAVFAITLVVVLLWWLSNMFS, from the coding sequence ATGGCACTAGGTAAAAAGGTTAAGCACAAAACCAAAAAGCTTATCGATTCCAAACACATGTTAAAGGGTATTACCTTAGCGTCATTTTTAGAATCGACCATTGTTCCTATACCGCTTGAAGCCGTTATGGTGCCGTTAATGCAAGCTAGACGAGAGTCGCTCTGGAAAATTGCATTGATGGCTACCGTGGGCTGTGTGATTGGCGCTGTTTTTGGCTATGCCCTTGGCTATTACCTTTTCGACCTTGTTGGTCAGTGGGTTATTGATACCTTTTTTAGTCAAGACCAGTTCGACAGCGTTAAACAACAAATGCAAAATCAAGGCTTTTGGTTTGTGATGACGCTAGGCATCGCGCCTATTCCTTTTCAAGTGGCCATGTTAGCTGCCGGTGCCACCCAATACTCTCTTCCGCTTTTCCTTTTAGCCACGGTTATTGCCCGCGCTATTCGCTATTTTGGCCTTGCAGTAGTGGTGTATTACGCAGGTGACAAAGCAGAGCAACTTATAAAACGCTACAAGATGAAAGCCGTGTTTGCTATCACGCTAGTGGTAGTCTTACTGTGGTGGCTGTCTAATATGTTCTCCTAA
- a CDS encoding amidohydrolase family protein: MKKPLITLAITSALISSPFSTVADTLIHAGKVFTGTSKSLQEKMTIVIEGNKIAEIKKGFAKPQKGDTVIDLSASTVMPGLMDMHVHLSSQHGGPQTYLERFSLNEADYALRAANYAEITLDAGFTTVRNLGDGYNETVALRNAIAKGYATGPRIYTVAKSIATTGGHADPSNGMSHLLRPDVGPKQGVVNGEVEAREAVRARYQDGADLIKITATGGVLSVAKSGQNPQFMTDELEAIVDTAKDYGMTVAVHAHGKEGMKRAIEAGVDSIEHGTYMDNEIRTLMKKHGTYYVPTILAGKFVADKAKIDGFFPELVRPKAAAIGPLIQNTFEQAHKAGVKIAFGTDSGVSAHGDNAQEFSLMVEAGMKPADALLSATVNSADLLGISDILGTLEQGKLADIVAVQGDPLDDISLMESVSFVMKDGVVHKQ; encoded by the coding sequence ATGAAAAAGCCTTTGATCACCCTTGCGATTACCAGCGCACTAATTTCATCACCTTTTTCTACGGTTGCCGATACCCTCATACACGCGGGAAAAGTGTTTACTGGCACCTCAAAATCACTTCAAGAAAAAATGACCATTGTTATTGAAGGCAACAAAATAGCGGAGATAAAGAAAGGGTTTGCTAAACCACAAAAAGGCGACACCGTCATCGATTTAAGTGCTTCAACGGTTATGCCCGGTCTTATGGATATGCATGTTCATTTATCGTCGCAACACGGCGGGCCGCAAACCTACTTAGAACGTTTTTCACTTAATGAAGCCGATTACGCACTGCGTGCAGCAAACTACGCAGAAATAACCTTAGATGCAGGCTTTACCACAGTGCGTAATCTTGGTGATGGCTATAACGAAACAGTGGCTTTAAGAAATGCTATTGCGAAAGGCTATGCTACCGGCCCACGTATTTACACGGTAGCTAAATCTATTGCGACTACAGGCGGACACGCCGACCCAAGCAATGGTATGTCTCACTTACTTCGACCAGATGTAGGCCCTAAACAGGGCGTAGTTAACGGCGAAGTGGAAGCCCGCGAAGCGGTGCGAGCCCGTTATCAAGATGGTGCTGACCTAATCAAAATTACTGCAACTGGCGGCGTGCTAAGCGTAGCTAAAAGTGGCCAAAACCCTCAGTTTATGACCGACGAATTAGAAGCGATTGTCGATACAGCAAAAGATTACGGTATGACGGTGGCAGTGCATGCTCATGGTAAAGAGGGCATGAAACGCGCAATAGAAGCAGGAGTGGATTCTATTGAGCACGGTACCTACATGGACAATGAAATTCGCACCCTAATGAAGAAGCACGGCACCTATTATGTACCTACTATACTGGCTGGGAAGTTTGTAGCAGATAAAGCCAAGATTGATGGTTTCTTTCCTGAGCTCGTTCGCCCTAAAGCAGCAGCCATCGGACCTTTAATTCAAAATACCTTTGAACAAGCCCACAAAGCGGGCGTAAAAATTGCTTTTGGTACAGACAGTGGTGTATCGGCCCATGGCGACAATGCACAGGAATTCTCTTTAATGGTTGAAGCGGGAATGAAACCTGCTGACGCGCTACTTAGTGCTACCGTTAATAGCGCAGATTTACTGGGCATAAGCGACATTTTAGGTACGTTAGAACAAGGCAAGTTAGCAGACATTGTTGCTGTTCAAGGCGATCCGCTTGATGATATATCGCTTATGGAAAGCGTGTCTTTTGTGATGAAAGACGGGGTAGTTCACAAGCAGTAA
- a CDS encoding DUF6482 family protein has product MHKFYFRDIEESPAVIDYLEVQSYEMNVYLVYLTIDKQSGMLYDNKDKPMRFFSAGHIREAFAHCRVQQAVMKHDTPYDEMIGNPPKSKEQMALPFSMELPY; this is encoded by the coding sequence ATGCATAAGTTTTATTTTCGGGATATTGAAGAGTCGCCGGCGGTTATTGACTACTTAGAAGTTCAGTCTTATGAAATGAACGTCTATTTGGTTTATCTGACTATCGATAAACAAAGCGGTATGCTTTACGACAATAAAGACAAGCCAATGCGTTTTTTTAGTGCCGGGCATATACGTGAAGCGTTCGCTCATTGTCGCGTTCAGCAGGCTGTAATGAAGCACGATACACCGTACGACGAGATGATTGGTAACCCGCCGAAAAGCAAAGAGCAGATGGCCTTACCTTTTAGTATGGAACTGCCCTATTAA